One genomic segment of Capricornis sumatraensis isolate serow.1 chromosome X, serow.2, whole genome shotgun sequence includes these proteins:
- the LOC138070675 gene encoding doublesex- and mab-3-related transcription factor C2-like has translation MDPNEMPAMPCSLPDSTTGLETRAPCGIELGPRRSIGHCARCHNHGITDQIKDEEHLCLFQACECDKCVPFSEHDNILPAERDLKMEQGPYVRRRPTRGRIRSGTTSPRAHSRAKKLGTRARVPNSLPRRSAARSSLGLFVSVLDSSTLEEATNNFSFEEVAQIPCPAQQAPEASNQASVSASSEWQRKLEAAEALLALRESS, from the exons ATGGATCCCAATGAAATGCCTGCTATGCCCTGCTCCCTCCCCGACTCCACCACTGGGCTTGAGACCAGAGCCCCATGTGGGATTGAACTTGGCCCCAGAAGATCTATAGGTCACTGTGCCCGCTGCCACAACCACGGCATCACTGACCAAATCAAGGACGAGGAGCACCTCTGCCTCTTCCAGGCCTGCGAGTGTGACAAGTGTGTTCCCTTCTC GGAACACGACAACATCTTGCCTGCTGAACGTGACTTGAAGATGGAGCAGGGGCCATACGTAAGGAGGCGCCCGACTCGAGGACGGATAAGGAGCGGGACTACCTCTCCCAGAGCTCACAGCCGTGCCAAGAAGTTGGGCACTCGAGCAAGAGTCCCCA ACAGTCTTCCAAGGCGCTCTGCTGCTCGGTCAAGTCTTGGACTCTTTGTCTCTGTCCTGGACTCCAGCACCCTTGAAGAAGCAACTAACAATTTCTCTTTTGAGGAAGTCGCACAGatcccctgccctgcccagcag GCTCCCGAAGCTTCCAACCAGGCCTCGGTTTCTGCCTCCTCAGAATGGCAGCGAAAACTGGAAGCAGCCGAGGCTCTGCTGGCTCTGAGAGAATCTTCCTAG